In Pseudomonas fluorescens, a genomic segment contains:
- a CDS encoding OmpA family protein, translated as MLSNKSLALALCLTITGCAQTPQNDAEGGHWWSFGSDKAATKDAVSQTDAKPDAKPAAGAKPAAPVAAAAAPAPAPAPAPVAKADTGSSWWPFSSKSADEKAADAKADLTADLKAATPAPAAAPAVAKNDTETHWWWPFESKPKPLAKVDVTNVPMPDPKITQAWLDDYEPRLRAAIKDSNLQLERRDNVLVVIAPVDGSYNPKRPAMLLPVTLGPFTRVAKAVEADPKTAVLVLGHVDATGSAPASQALTKERAQSIASIFSLSGLKQDRLMLRGMGDLMPRAANDSNQGRALNRRMEIMFTQRTTMLALLSKYNSGKTPPVAEMVAVQDVPAPAPAAKTAAKKAPVAKKAAAKPAAKKAPAKPAAKKPAPAKAKAATPAANDQAKN; from the coding sequence ATGTTATCGAACAAGTCCTTGGCACTGGCGCTGTGCCTCACTATTACTGGTTGCGCACAAACTCCACAAAATGATGCCGAAGGGGGGCATTGGTGGTCATTTGGATCTGATAAGGCTGCCACCAAGGACGCAGTGAGCCAAACCGACGCCAAGCCGGACGCTAAACCTGCCGCTGGCGCCAAGCCTGCTGCCCCGGTCGCTGCTGCTGCTGCCCCAGCTCCAGCCCCAGCCCCAGCGCCGGTTGCCAAGGCTGACACCGGCTCCAGCTGGTGGCCGTTCTCCTCCAAGAGTGCCGACGAAAAGGCCGCCGATGCCAAGGCTGACCTGACGGCCGACCTCAAGGCCGCGACGCCGGCACCCGCCGCCGCGCCAGCTGTCGCCAAGAATGACACCGAAACCCACTGGTGGTGGCCGTTCGAAAGCAAGCCCAAGCCACTGGCCAAGGTCGACGTGACCAACGTACCGATGCCCGACCCGAAAATCACCCAGGCCTGGCTGGACGACTATGAACCGCGCCTGCGCGCCGCTATCAAGGACAGCAACCTGCAACTGGAGCGCCGCGATAACGTATTGGTGGTGATTGCCCCGGTAGACGGCTCCTACAACCCGAAACGCCCGGCGATGTTGTTGCCGGTTACCCTGGGCCCGTTCACCCGCGTTGCCAAGGCTGTTGAAGCCGATCCGAAAACCGCCGTACTGGTGCTGGGCCACGTGGATGCCACCGGTTCCGCTCCGGCCAGCCAGGCGTTGACCAAGGAGCGCGCGCAGTCCATCGCTTCGATTTTCAGCCTCAGCGGCCTGAAGCAAGACCGCTTGATGCTGCGTGGCATGGGCGACCTTATGCCGCGTGCCGCCAACGACAGCAATCAGGGGCGTGCGCTGAATCGTCGCATGGAAATCATGTTCACTCAGCGTACAACGATGTTGGCCTTGCTGAGTAAGTACAACTCCGGCAAGACGCCACCTGTCGCTGAAATGGTTGCCGTGCAGGATGTTCCAGCGCCGGCACCGGCTGCCAAGACTGCGGCGAAAAAGGCGCCTGTCGCCAAGAAAGCCGCCGCCAAGCCAGCTGCCAAAAAGGCCCCAGCCAAGCCGGCTGCGAAGAAACCGGCTCCGGCCAAAGCCAAGGCTGCTACGCCGGCGGCGAACGACCAGGCGAAAAACTGA
- the pdxH gene encoding pyridoxamine 5'-phosphate oxidase produces MTQALADMRRDYTRDGLSEAQAPDEPFALFHQWFADAVKTEQPPVEANAMTLATVDQDGRPHCRILLLKGLDAQGFTFFTNYQSAKGEQLAARPFAAMTFFWPTLERQVRIEGRVVKVTPEESDAYYQVRPLGSRLGAWASPQSQVIRDREALQELLKATEQRFSDTQPDCPEHWGGYRLLPERIEFWQGRASRLHDRLNYRLQGADWTRERLAP; encoded by the coding sequence ATGACCCAGGCACTGGCCGATATGCGCCGTGACTACACACGGGACGGTTTGAGCGAGGCCCAGGCCCCGGATGAGCCGTTTGCCTTGTTTCACCAGTGGTTTGCCGATGCGGTGAAAACCGAGCAGCCACCGGTGGAGGCCAATGCCATGACCCTGGCCACGGTAGACCAGGACGGTCGTCCGCACTGTCGCATCCTGTTGCTCAAGGGCCTGGATGCACAGGGCTTTACCTTCTTTACCAACTATCAGAGCGCCAAGGGCGAACAGCTCGCGGCGCGGCCGTTCGCGGCCATGACCTTTTTCTGGCCGACCCTGGAGCGCCAGGTGCGCATTGAAGGGCGGGTCGTCAAGGTGACGCCCGAAGAGTCGGACGCCTATTACCAGGTCCGCCCCCTGGGCAGTCGCCTGGGCGCGTGGGCTTCCCCGCAGAGCCAGGTCATTCGTGATCGCGAGGCGCTGCAGGAACTGCTCAAGGCTACCGAACAGCGTTTCAGCGACACCCAGCCCGACTGCCCCGAGCACTGGGGTGGCTACCGTTTGCTGCCCGAGCGTATTGAGTTCTGGCAAGGCCGCGCCAGCCGCCTGCATGACCGCCTGAACTATCGCCTGCAAGGCGCGGACTGGACCCGCGAGCGCCTGGCGCCCTGA
- a CDS encoding glycine zipper 2TM domain-containing protein, producing the protein MRKSVLLVACFTTLSLLLGGCASSLTGDSYSRDEARRVQTVRMGTIESLRPVKIEGTKTPIGGAAGAVIGGVGGSAIGGGRGSIVTAVIGAVAGGLLGSATEEGLTRTQGVEITVREDDGSMRAYVQAVQENEIFRIGDRVRIMTVDGTSRVTR; encoded by the coding sequence ATGCGTAAGTCCGTTTTACTGGTTGCCTGCTTTACCACCCTGTCGCTGCTGCTGGGTGGCTGCGCTTCGAGTCTGACCGGCGACTCGTACTCCCGTGACGAAGCGCGTCGTGTGCAGACCGTTCGCATGGGGACCATTGAATCCCTGCGTCCGGTGAAAATCGAAGGCACCAAGACCCCAATCGGCGGCGCAGCGGGTGCAGTCATCGGCGGTGTCGGCGGCAGCGCCATCGGCGGCGGCCGTGGCAGTATCGTTACCGCAGTCATCGGCGCCGTTGCTGGCGGCCTGCTGGGTTCGGCCACTGAAGAAGGCCTGACCCGTACCCAGGGCGTGGAAATCACCGTTCGTGAAGACGACGGCAGCATGCGCGCCTACGTACAGGCCGTGCAGGAAAATGAAATCTTCCGCATCGGCGACCGCGTGCGCATCATGACCGTTGATGGCACCAGCCGCGTGACTCGCTAA